From Candidatus Methylomirabilota bacterium, a single genomic window includes:
- a CDS encoding PIN domain-containing protein — protein sequence MSPPIVADTGGLLRGLASTRDGKPSFPEYEKILTSASLVIVPGLVLAEVDYFLRDNRVAMRKLIAEIFDPATRYEYELPLPSDIVRALELDARFGKLNLGLVDGTVVAVAERRHIYRVLTTDRRDFAAIRVGPRLTRALDLLP from the coding sequence TTGAGCCCGCCGATCGTCGCAGACACCGGCGGACTCCTCCGCGGACTCGCCAGCACGAGAGACGGCAAACCGAGTTTTCCTGAGTACGAGAAGATCCTGACGTCCGCGAGCCTGGTTATTGTGCCCGGACTCGTTCTTGCTGAGGTGGACTACTTTCTCCGGGATAACAGGGTCGCTATGCGGAAGCTCATCGCTGAGATTTTTGATCCGGCGACGCGGTACGAATATGAGCTGCCGTTACCATCCGACATCGTCCGTGCCCTCGAACTCGACGCCAGATTCGGGAAGCTCAACCTGGGGCTGGTCGATGGTACAGTCGTGGCTGTAGCTGAGCGACGGCACATCTACCGAGTGCTAACCACGGATCGCCGCGACTTCGCCGCGATCCGTGTCGGTCCGCGTCTTACACGGGCGCTCGACCTGTTGCCATGA
- a CDS encoding type II toxin-antitoxin system prevent-host-death family antitoxin, giving the protein MRQAALAEVKDDLSRFLRLAESEEILITRHGKPAGVLIGFESEDDWLDYRLEHHPEFLRRVAAAREALRSGRGVRLEDLPS; this is encoded by the coding sequence GTGCGCCAGGCGGCGCTGGCTGAGGTCAAGGACGACCTGTCGCGATTCCTGCGCCTGGCTGAATCCGAGGAAATCCTCATCACCCGGCACGGGAAGCCGGCTGGCGTGCTGATCGGCTTCGAGAGCGAGGACGACTGGCTCGACTATCGGTTGGAGCACCATCCTGAGTTCCTGCGGCGAGTAGCGGCGGCCCGAGAAGCACTGAGGAGCGGTCGTGGCGTTCGACTCGAGGATCTGCCGTCGTAA